In the genome of Streptomyces aquilus, the window GACAGGCGTTGGCGCTGTCCGCCGGACAGGTTCGCGCCCCGGTCGCGGACGGCGTGGTCGAGACCCTCGCGGTGCAGCGCGACGACATCGGTCAGCAGGGACGCCTCGACGGCCTCCGCGACGGTGCGGCTGCTGCCCGAGGGGTCGATGTTGGTGCGGAGGGTGCCCGCGAAGATCTCGCCGTCGTACGGGTTCACCAGCATGTGTTCGCGGACCGCCTCGACGGACAGCTCCGCCAGCTCCCGTCCGCCGAGCCGGACCGCCCCCTCGTAGGCGTCGGGCGGGACGCGCACGGCCAGGACGGCCGCGAGGTCGGCGGCGGCCCGCGGCTGGTAGGCGGTGATCGCGACGAACTCGCCCGCCGCCACACGGAACTTCGGCTTGCGCAGGGTCCCGTGCCGGACGCAGTCGATCTCCACGTCAGCGCCCGCTGAAGGGCGTTCGGAGCCCGGCGTGGTCACCGGCGGCGCGGTCAGCACCAGCGCCATCCGCTCGGCCGAGGCGCGCGCGATCATCACGTACTTGGGCATCTCGGAGAAGAGTTTGAGCGGTTCGATGATGAACTGCGCGAGCCCCACGGCCATGACGAGCTCGCCGACCGTGATGCGGCCCTCGAAGGCCAGCCAGCCCGCCGTCAGGGTCACGGCGGCGGCCAGGAGTGCGTTGAGGGCCAGGGCGGCGCCCGCGTAGGCGCCGTTGACCTTGGCGACGGTGATCGCCTGGTGTCTGGCCTCGGTGCTGACCGTGCGGTACGACGCGAACGCCGCGTGGTTGCCGCCGAAGCCGTGCAGCGGACGCAGGCCGGTGATCAGGTCGGCCACCTTCGCACCGGCCCGCGCGACCCGGGCCTGCTGCTCCTGGGTGCTGTCGCCGATCCGCTGGGACAGGACGCTGAGGATCGACAGGATGGCGACGGTTCCCACGATCACCAGCAGGCCCAGCCTGAGGTCCGCCAGGCCCAGTGCGACGGCGGCGACCAGCACCGCGACCAGCGAGCTGATCAGCAACGGCACCACCTCGATGATGTCGGCGGTCTGGTCGGCGTCCTCGGTGGCGATGGTCAGCACTTCGCCGGACTTGAGGTCGACGTCCCGGGCCACCGGCTGGAGTCCGCAGGCGGCGACCCGTACCCGCCAGCGGTGGGCCTCGGTCGTGTTGGCCTTCTGCAGGACACGCATCCCGAACCGCCAGGACAGCGAGACGGTCGTGACGATCACGGCCAGCGCGGCGATCGACAGGCCGAGCGCGCGGGGGCTGCGGTCCCGCAGGGTGTGCTCGACGATGAGGCCCAGCGCGATCGGGAACGCCGTCTCGCCGGCCTGGTACAGGCCCATGAGGACGGTGCCCCCGACCATGGCGCCGGTGTTGCGGCGCAGGGCGATGCGGAGGATGTCGGCCCCGGAGCGGGGCACTCGCGCGTCAGGAGCGGTCATCGAGTCGGTCATCAAGTCGGTCATCGAGGTGACGGGCCATCGCTTCCGGGGTCCGCAGGGTGAACAGGTCTCGGACGGTGATGACGGGGCCGAACTCGCGGCGGAGCAGGCCGACCAGCCGCACCGCCAGCATGGAGTGTCCGCCCAGGGACACGAAGTCCCCCTCCGCGCTCACCTCGTCGTCGTCCAGGTCCAGTGCCTCGGCGAAGTACGCGCACACCACGCTCTCGGTCGCGGTCCGCGGCCCCCGCTCCCCCGCCGTGGTGAGTGCGCCCAGCGGTCTGGCCTCCGGGAGCGCCTTGGTGTCGGCCTTCCCGTTGACGGTCAGCGGGATGCTGTCGACCCGGGCGTAGTGCGTGGGGCGCAGGAAGTCCGGCAGCCCCGCGCCCACTTCGGCGGCGACGGTGGCCAACTCGGCTCCCTCCAGCACCAGATAGGCCGCCAGCCGATGGGCGCCGTCGACCTGCGGATCGGCCTGGGCGACGGCGGCGACGAATCGCACCGCGGGGTGAGCCGCGAACGCGGCCTCGACCTCCCCGAGTTCGACGCGATGGCCGCGGATCTTGACCTGCTGGTCGGTGCGGCCGAGGTACATCAGGTTGCCGTCCGGACGCCGGACGACGAGGTCGCCGGTGCGGTACATGCGTTCGCCGGGGGCACCGAACGGGCAGGCCACGAACCGGTGGGCGGTCTGGCCGGGTTGACCGAGGTAGCCGCGGGCGATGCCGATGCCCGACACGTACAGCTCGCCGGGCACGCCGTCCGGGAGGGGCCGCAGCCAGGGGTCGAGGACATACACATCGGTGTTGTCGATGGCCACGCCCACCACCGGGTCCTGGCACTCGAACGTGCCGACGCCGAGCGTGTTGATGGTGTACTCGGTGGGCCCGTACAGGTTGTAGCCGACCGTGCCCTCGGTGTCGGCGAGCCGCTGCCACAGCGTGGGCGTGACGGCCTCGCCACCCAGCAGCACCAGCGGCGGCCGCCGGTCCGGGTCGTCCAACAGGCCCTCGGCGATGAGCTGTTGGGCGTAGGTCGGGGTGACGTTGATGACGTCGATGGAGTGTTCCAGGCAGTACGCGACGAGCCGGGGCGCGTCCCGGCGCAACTCCTCGTCGCAGATGTGCACTTCATGCCCGTCGGCGAGCCACAGCAGCTCCTCCCACGACATGTCGAACGCGAACGACACGGTGTGCGCGACGCGGAAGACGCGGTGGCCGTGCTCGGCCAGCACCGGTTCGAAGATGCGGCGCTGATGGTTGACCAGCATGTTGGTGAGTCCGGCGTACTCGGTGACGACGCCCTTGGGTTTTCCGGTCGAGCCGGAGGTGTAGATCGTGTACGCCGGGTGCCGCAGCCGGTCGGGGTCGTCGGGGGCGAAGGTCACGTACGGTTCGGCGGCGGGCAGCGGCCGGTCCAGCTCGACGAGTTCACCGGTCAGGCGGGGTGCCACCGGGCTCACGGTGAGGATCACGTCCGGGCGGGCGTCCTCGACGATCGCCGCGATCCGTTCGTCCGGGTGGTCCAGTTCCAGCGGCACATAGGCGGCACCGGTGCGCAGTACGGCGAACAGGGCCACGATCGAATCGAGTGAGCGGGGCACGGCGATCCCCACGGTCCGCTCCGGGCCGATGCCGCGCCCGGCGAGCACTCCGGCCACGGCCCGGCTGCGGTCCCGTAGTCCCCCGAAAGTCATCCGCCGGCCGTGGGCGACGAGCGCCACCCGGTCCGGATCACGGTCCGCCGCCTGGTCGAACCGGTCGACGACGGTGTCCGTGCCGACGTCCGTCCGCATCCCGGGCACCGGAACCGGTCCCAGCCCCGGCAGCGCACCGACCGGCCCGGTCGAGCGGGCCACGTCCGCCAGCACCCGCAGATAGTCGTCGAGCAGCCGCCGGGCACCGGCCGGGTCCCCGTCGCGGTGCTCCAGCTTGACCGTGAGCCGGTCGCCGGGCGTGACGACCCAGGTGTACGGGTAGTGCGTGGAGTCGTCGGCCTGCACCGAGGTGATGCCGTGCCGGGCGTTCATCGTGGCGAAGGCGTCCAGGTCGAGGAAGTTCTGCCACACGAACAGGTTGTCGAAGAGGGTGTCGTGGCCGCCGGCCCGCTGGATCTCGCCCAGCCCGAGGTGCTCGTGCTCCATCGCCGCGACCCGGGCCGCCTGCACCCCCGCGAGGTACTCCTGGACCGTGTCGCCGGGCCGGGCCCGCGTCCACATCGGCACGGTGTTGAGCAGCACGCCGACGACGTCCTCCAGTCCCTCCCCCTCCCGCCCGGAGACGGTCACCCCGAACACGGCGTCGCCACGCCCCGTGCGGGCGCCCAGCAGCAGCCCGAACGCCCCGGTCAGCACCGAGTTGAGCGTGACCCCGTGCGCCTTCGCCGCGTCCCGCAACAGCTCCGACAGTTCGGTGGAGACGGTGTGCACGAGGGTGCCCGGCAGGTCGTCGGTCAGCGTCGGTGCCGGCCCGGCGAGCAGGGTCGGGCCGGGCAGGGCCGCCAGGTGCTCGGCCCAGAAGCGTTCGGACACGGCGGTGTCCTTGGCGTCGAGCGCTCTGGCGTGCTCCTCGAAGCTCGGCAGGGCGGGCACTGGTTCCGCCAACTCGCCTGCGCCAAATGCCTCGTAGGCGTCGAAGAGGTCCCGCAGCACGATCTCGCGGGACCAGCCGTCCCACAGCAGCAGGTGGTAGCTGAGGAGCAGCCCGTCCCGCCCGCCGGGCAGCCGGACCACCGTCAGCCGGATCAGCGGGGGCTCACCGGGGTCGAAGCCGGTGTCCCGGTCGCGGGCGCGCAGGGCGTCGACCTCGGCTTCCGTGGACAGCTCGACCGTACGGACACCGACCCGGCGCCCGGCCTTGAGGACCTGCACCGGGTTGCCGTCGTCACCGACGGTGAACCCCGCGCCCACGACCGGGTGGCGGGCGATGACGTGGGCCATCGCCTCGGCCAGCGCCTCGGTGTCCAGCCGCCGGTCGAAGGTGAACCAGCTCTGCGCGACATAGTGTCCGGTCGAGCCCGCCAGCTGGGCCTGGAAGAAGAGGCCGCGTTGGAGCGGGGTGACCGGGGCGGTGCGCTCGGCCGTCGCCGCGGTGTCGGCGATGGCCTCCAGGGCGTCCAGCCAGTACCCGGCGATGTCGTCGGAGACGCCCTCGGCGAGCACGAACGCGGCGTGCAGACCGCCGGTCGCCTCGTCCAGCCAGGCGTTGACCTCGACGGCGTACGGGCTGCCCTGCTCGCCACCGGTGATGCGCAGCGCCTGGGACTCGCTGCCGCGGCCCAGGTAGTTGAACAGCACCTGCGGCCGGGCGGTGAGCAGCGGCGCCGACTGCGGGTTGAGGTAACGGAGTTGGCCGTACCTGACGTGCGCCCGCTCGTCCGGCTGGCGTGCGGCGACCTCGTGCGCGGCGGCCACGGGATCGGTGTGCGCGGTGAGCCGTACGGGGGCGACGGAGGTGAACCAGCCGACCGTACGGGTGTAGTCGTGGTGCTCCAGGGCGGGGACCCTGCCGTGCCGCTCCAGGTCGATCGTGAGGTCGGTCGGGGTGGCCTGGACACGGGTGAGCGCGGTGCGCAGCGCGCCGCACAGCAGCTCGGTGAGGCCGACGCCGAGGGCCGCCGGGGCGGTGCGGGTGACGTGGTCGCTCACCTCGGGGTCGAGGACGACCGTGGTCTCGCGGAGCCCGCCGACCTCGGGCAGCAACGCGGGCGCCTGGAGCGTGGTGCGCCAGTGCCCGAGGCCGTCGAGGGCCTGGGTGGACCCAAGGGCCAGCGCTTCGGCGTACGCGACGTACGAGGTGGTGGGGGGTGCCAACTGCTCCCCGCGCAGGGCGGTGGCCAGGTCGTCCAGGAGGATCAGCCAGGACACGGAGTCGACGGCGAGGTGGTGCACAGTGACCACCAGGGTGCGGGCCGGCTCCAGCCACGCGAACGCGATGACGTCCCCGGCCTCGGGATCGAGCCGTCCGGCGGCCGCGTTCGCCACGGTGGTCGGATCGACATCGGTCGTTTCATGGCGTACGACGCTGATCGCGCGGTCGGGTTCGGTGCCGAGCGCCCAGACGCCGTGCTCGACGCGCAGCCGCAGCCGGAGCGCCGGATGCGCGGCCACGACGGCGTTCGCGGCGCGTTCGATGTCCGCGTGCCCGATGCCCTCGGGGACGAGCAGGGTACGGGCCTGCGCGAACCGGGCGAGTGAGCCGCCCAGTTGGCGTTGGCGCAGGATGATCGGGGTCGGCGGGAACGGGCCGTCGTCGCGGCGGACGGATGCGGGCGCCTCTGGTGCGGCGCGGGTGTCGAGGTGCTCGGCGAGGGCGCGTGGTGTCCGGAGCAGGAACACGTCACGGGGTGCGATCGGCAAGCCCAGCGCTCGCGCCCGGTTGATCACGGTGATGGCGACGATGCTGTCTCCGCCGGCCCTGAAGAAGTCGGTGTCGGCGTCCACACCGGCTCCGCTGGGCAGGGTCGCGGCGAAGATGTCGACGAGAGCGGCGAGCGTGGAGTCGTTGGCGACCGTGAGAACGTTCGGTGCGGCGAGCGTGGAGTCGTTGGCGACCGTGAGGACGTCCGATGCGGCGAGCGTGGAGTCGTTGGCGACCGTGAGGACGTCCGGTGCGGCGAGCGTGGAGTCGTTGGCGGCCGTAAAGGCGCCCGGTGCGGCCGGCACGGAGTCGTTGGCGCTTGTGGGAGTGTCCGGTGCGGCGGCGGCCCGCTCCGCGAGGGCCTCCCGGTCCAGCTTGCCGTTGACCGTCAAGGGCAGGGCGTCGACCGAAAGCACCCGGCCCGGCACCATGTGCGCGGGCAGCTTCGCGGACAGCGGGGCGGTGAGATCGCCGGGGACCCGGCCCACGACGTGCGCGACGAGGTGATCGCCGGACGCGGCCACGGTGACGGCCGCGTCGACCACACCGTCGAGTTCCCGCAGGGCGGCTTCCACCTCACCCAACTCGACGCGAAAGCCCTTGAGTTGGACCTGCTCGTCGGCGCGTCCGACGAACTCCAGCTCGCCGTCGAGGGTACGGACGGCCAGGTCGCCCGTGTGGTACATACGGGAGCCGTCACCCGCGAACGGGTCCGCCACGAACCGGCCCGCGGTGAGCCCGGGCCTGCCCAGATAGCCGAGCGACACCTGATCACCGGCGACGTAGATGGCGCCCACGCGGCCGGGCGGTACCGGCCTGAGCCGATCGTCGAGCAGATAGGTGACCAGGCCGGGGATCGGACCGCCGATCGGACTCGCCTCGGCGCCGGGCCGGAAGTCCTCGTCGGTCAGCACCCGGTGGGTGACATGGACGGTGGTCTCGGTGATGCCGTACATGTTCACCAGCTCGGGCCG includes:
- a CDS encoding ABC transporter ATP-binding protein, with product MTAPDARVPRSGADILRIALRRNTGAMVGGTVLMGLYQAGETAFPIALGLIVEHTLRDRSPRALGLSIAALAVIVTTVSLSWRFGMRVLQKANTTEAHRWRVRVAACGLQPVARDVDLKSGEVLTIATEDADQTADIIEVVPLLISSLVAVLVAAVALGLADLRLGLLVIVGTVAILSILSVLSQRIGDSTQEQQARVARAGAKVADLITGLRPLHGFGGNHAAFASYRTVSTEARHQAITVAKVNGAYAGAALALNALLAAAVTLTAGWLAFEGRITVGELVMAVGLAQFIIEPLKLFSEMPKYVMIARASAERMALVLTAPPVTTPGSERPSAGADVEIDCVRHGTLRKPKFRVAAGEFVAITAYQPRAAADLAAVLAVRVPPDAYEGAVRLGGRELAELSVEAVREHMLVNPYDGEIFAGTLRTNIDPSGSSRTVAEAVEASLLTDVVALHREGLDHAVRDRGANLSGGQRQRLSLARALAADSDILVLHDPTTAVDAVTEQLIARNITRLRRGRTTLVITSSPALLDAADRVLVLDGGVITAEGTHRDLLATDAGYCAAVAR